Below is a window of Candidatus Nitrosotenuis uzonensis DNA.
TTACCTGATAGGAATATTATCGTCGTAAGACGCTCTGATGGCTCTGGAACCACTTACGTGTTCACCGATTATCTATCAAAGGTAAGCAAAGAATGGGATCAAAAGGTAGGCAAAGGAAAAAGCGTTCCATGGCCTACTGGAGTAGGCGCCGCAGGAAACGAGGGGGTAGCTTGGGCCACACGAAACACCAAATACGCAATAGGCTATGTTGAGCTTGCCTATGCATTCCAAAATGAGATGACCTTCGCACACATTCAGAATGCTGACAAAACAAAATTTGTCGAACCCAGCCTTGAAACCGTGTTTGCCGCCGTAAACTCGTTCTCAATTAACCAGCTGCCAAGAGCAGAAGGTGACTGGAGCGAAGTGAGCATAACAAACGCGCCTGGCGAGAATTCGTACCCTCTAGCAAGCTTTACCTATCTACTCGTATACGAAAATATAGAAAAATCAGTAAACGACAAGGAAAAGGCAAAAGCGCTTATTCATCTCTTACACTGGATGATAACAGACGGCCAAAAGTTCTCAAAACCGCTACTTTACGATCCACTGCCACCTGCAGTTCAGGAGATAGGAAAGCAGGGACTTGCTAGAATAAAGTACAATGGGGAACAGCTCTGGAACTACAAACCTACCAGCGCTGTAAAAGCTGAAGCTAGCAAAGCGACAATTAACTCCGCTGTAAAATCAGAGATAAAATCTGACGTAAAAACATTGGATGCAAAAAAATCAGCAGAGCAAAAGAAGCTGGAAATAAAGAAAAAAG
It encodes the following:
- the pstS gene encoding phosphate ABC transporter substrate-binding protein PstS codes for the protein MKKILSITLSLLLVAGTLAPFASAQVPEPPKSGTDFAINGAGATFPYPLIDTWRVEYKKLYPNVNLNYQSIGSGGGVKQHTEKTVNFGASDAPLTKKESELAPGTLHIPEAIGSVVLAYYLPEVPKSGLKLTGENVADIYLGKIKKWNDPKIQENNPDVKLPDRNIIVVRRSDGSGTTYVFTDYLSKVSKEWDQKVGKGKSVPWPTGVGAAGNEGVAWATRNTKYAIGYVELAYAFQNEMTFAHIQNADKTKFVEPSLETVFAAVNSFSINQLPRAEGDWSEVSITNAPGENSYPLASFTYLLVYENIEKSVNDKEKAKALIHLLHWMITDGQKFSKPLLYDPLPPAVQEIGKQGLARIKYNGEQLWNYKPTSAVKAEASKATINSAVKSEIKSDVKTLDAKKSAEQKKLEIKKKVEELKKKKAAEAKKKAEDLKKQTIKTPTAKTSASK